In Fluviispira sanaruensis, a genomic segment contains:
- the thyX gene encoding FAD-dependent thymidylate synthase — protein sequence MINQLKGTTIKVDDGQVTLTDYMGSDLSVVNAARVSFGKHKSEMDDKDVKLINYLGAHKHMSPFRHVIFTFTLEGVSEVVCRQLYKHQVGCAYTSGEFKEAATTWNEISGRYVKLEPEFHVPANFRKQSKSNKQASVEGENVETEDAVRAIYLDAMEHSFAAYKKLLDLGVCGEQARMVMPLSFKNSLIWTASLEATINFIKLRDHEGAQLEIRNLARAIKKLIEPICPHSIEALLKSSK from the coding sequence GTGATAAATCAATTAAAAGGTACAACAATTAAAGTTGACGATGGGCAAGTCACACTTACAGATTATATGGGAAGTGATTTGTCAGTTGTGAATGCTGCGCGTGTCAGTTTCGGAAAACACAAATCGGAAATGGATGATAAAGATGTAAAACTCATCAATTATTTAGGTGCTCATAAACATATGAGTCCATTTCGGCATGTTATTTTTACGTTTACGCTCGAAGGTGTTTCTGAAGTTGTCTGTCGTCAACTTTATAAACACCAAGTAGGTTGCGCATATACAAGTGGTGAATTTAAAGAAGCTGCTACAACTTGGAATGAAATATCAGGTCGTTATGTAAAGCTTGAGCCTGAGTTCCATGTGCCTGCAAATTTCCGAAAACAGAGCAAGAGCAATAAACAGGCATCCGTTGAAGGCGAAAATGTTGAAACCGAAGACGCTGTACGGGCTATTTACCTCGATGCTATGGAACACAGTTTTGCTGCTTATAAGAAATTACTCGATCTCGGTGTCTGTGGTGAACAAGCGCGCATGGTTATGCCTCTCAGTTTCAAAAACTCGCTTATTTGGACAGCTTCACTCGAAGCAACGATCAATTTTATTAAATTGCGTGACCATGAAGGTGCTCAACTTGAAATTCGTAATCTAGCTCGTGCCATCAAGAAATTAATTGAACCTATTTGCCCTCACTCCATTGAAGCCCTTCTTAAATCCAGCAAATAA
- a CDS encoding flagellin: MGLRIQTNIQSLNSQRTLRISTQANDESIEKVSSGYRINKASDDAAGLAISEKLKADIRGLNMARRNASDGISLLQTAEGGMNEIGNMLTRLRELAVQGASDTVGNKERSFIHKEFNALKDEVDRITNSTEFNGTMLLTGTSEGLPEALTSKSNPPPLEIQVGKNWFKETDGPEADGEFGRNPVDIIRLNFQNINTSTVGLELGRASEESMESTGVYMAEGGLTDSKLRAQLSINKLDNAISKVAEFRAEMGAYQNRLGSTIANLSVQTENYAAANSRIRDTDFAEETAKLAQSNILKQGGVAVLAQANQSPGAALRLLG, from the coding sequence ATGGGTTTGCGTATACAAACCAATATTCAGTCTCTCAATTCTCAGCGTACTTTGAGAATTTCGACACAGGCGAATGATGAGTCCATCGAAAAGGTGAGCTCAGGTTATCGCATCAATAAAGCGTCTGATGACGCAGCTGGTCTTGCAATCAGTGAAAAATTGAAAGCAGACATCCGTGGTCTTAATATGGCAAGACGTAACGCCAGCGACGGTATTTCACTTCTTCAAACTGCCGAAGGTGGTATGAATGAAATCGGAAATATGCTGACTCGTTTGCGCGAACTTGCTGTGCAAGGTGCTTCTGATACCGTTGGTAATAAAGAACGTAGCTTTATTCATAAAGAATTCAATGCACTCAAAGACGAAGTCGATCGTATTACGAATTCTACAGAATTTAATGGAACGATGCTTTTGACAGGAACATCTGAAGGTCTACCTGAGGCATTGACATCAAAATCAAACCCACCGCCACTGGAAATTCAAGTTGGTAAAAACTGGTTTAAAGAAACTGACGGACCGGAAGCAGATGGTGAGTTTGGTCGTAACCCTGTTGATATTATTCGACTTAACTTCCAAAATATCAATACGAGCACAGTAGGTCTTGAACTTGGCCGTGCCAGTGAAGAGTCTATGGAATCGACAGGTGTTTATATGGCGGAAGGAGGCCTTACGGATTCAAAATTGCGTGCGCAACTTTCAATCAATAAACTCGACAATGCCATTTCAAAAGTTGCTGAATTCCGTGCGGAAATGGGTGCGTACCAAAACCGTTTAGGCTCAACCATTGCCAACTTGTCCGTGCAAACGGAAAACTATGCAGCTGCGAATAGCCGTATCCGTGATACTGACTTTGCAGAAGAAACAGCTAAATTGGCGCAGTCAAATATATTGAAACAAGGTGGTGTTGCTGTGCTTGCACAAGCAAACCAAAGCCCTGGGGCAGCTCTTCGTTTATTAGGTTAA
- a CDS encoding POTRA domain-containing protein: MLINQCFGFKKIKIFLFIIVIFSYFFLKINNIYAQDLDPNKFGKEIRADQAVNLLIKSIEIYGNTQTGDDIILEQITLKENSKFSLKNLASTVQNLKNLQIFLKIDIKFYQLNKDVDNIYIKIEVDEKWTLLPYFLTGSGGGSSYLVVGLYDTNFLGRLYTFNFTYGCKNDNCSTFIFFRNPSVLGGPVNLVINGAKQHDIYNTYDKNRTVSGSFSSKRNMLTSYADVKLSENLFLGGGFIFYDYNIDTVGLNDTEINTNIKNNFKLPNSTSSLAAEARITLGSINYDGILSNGVNFVSILDSTANAYTNPDDNYTSLNNTVLLFSPHIPLGLFDIPLPRLSYFALRANFSMTSSDVLSQQYFLGGLDKIRGFYDNEFSGKFAWYGNFELRIPSYVGEYLTLQHALFTDFGSATNSIANLVSPQTASSIGIGIRFLPMKINRVAIRLDYAYTLTPFHTFGFSFGLLQFF; encoded by the coding sequence GTGCTCATAAATCAGTGCTTCGGATTTAAAAAAATTAAAATTTTCCTTTTTATTATTGTTATATTTTCCTATTTTTTTTTAAAAATTAATAACATATATGCACAAGACTTAGATCCAAATAAATTTGGAAAAGAAATCCGAGCAGATCAGGCGGTTAATTTATTAATCAAAAGTATTGAAATATATGGCAACACCCAAACCGGTGATGATATCATTTTAGAACAAATTACTTTAAAAGAAAATTCAAAATTTAGTCTCAAAAATTTAGCAAGCACAGTGCAAAATTTGAAAAATTTACAAATTTTTTTAAAAATTGATATTAAATTTTATCAATTAAATAAAGATGTAGATAATATTTATATTAAAATCGAAGTAGACGAAAAATGGACTCTGTTACCTTATTTTCTCACAGGTTCAGGTGGTGGAAGCTCATATCTCGTAGTTGGATTATATGATACCAATTTTTTAGGTAGACTTTATACCTTTAATTTTACTTACGGATGTAAAAACGATAACTGCTCAACTTTTATTTTTTTCAGAAACCCAAGTGTTTTAGGTGGTCCAGTAAATCTCGTCATCAATGGAGCAAAACAGCACGACATTTACAATACATACGATAAAAATAGAACTGTTTCAGGTTCCTTTTCCAGCAAAAGAAATATGCTGACCTCATACGCAGATGTGAAATTGAGCGAAAACTTATTTTTAGGTGGCGGGTTTATCTTTTATGATTATAATATCGATACAGTTGGGTTGAATGATACAGAAATAAATACCAATATAAAAAATAATTTTAAATTGCCAAACTCAACCTCGTCGCTCGCCGCAGAAGCACGAATCACACTCGGCTCTATAAATTACGATGGAATTTTAAGCAATGGAGTTAATTTTGTTTCTATCTTAGACTCAACAGCAAATGCGTATACAAATCCTGATGATAATTATACCTCCTTAAATAACACAGTGCTCCTGTTTAGTCCGCATATTCCTCTTGGACTTTTTGATATTCCTTTACCTAGGCTATCTTATTTTGCCCTCAGAGCAAATTTTAGTATGACTTCCAGCGATGTGCTTTCTCAACAATATTTTTTAGGCGGTCTAGATAAAATCAGAGGTTTTTACGACAACGAATTTTCTGGAAAATTCGCTTGGTATGGAAATTTTGAACTCCGTATACCCAGTTACGTAGGAGAGTATCTCACACTCCAGCATGCACTCTTTACTGATTTCGGCAGTGCGACAAATTCAATCGCAAACCTTGTATCTCCACAAACAGCTTCGAGTATTGGAATAGGTATCCGTTTCCTCCCAATGAAAATCAATCGTGTGGCGATCCGTCTCGATTATGCTTACACTCTGACACCCTTTCATACTTTTGGCTTTAGCTTTGGTTTGTTACAATTTTTTTAA
- a CDS encoding TetR/AcrR family transcriptional regulator, with protein sequence MSRSDLASERKTQIINATIECITRYGYSNFSMQDVARVADVSKGIIHYYFLNKEDLMMTVLDYVSVDIENLLLAGDLNTDPIAKLSNVIWMCSSIVQNKREYYRINMDFWTQIDQKEKVRQEIASHYSKFRAAIAGIIQQGINQDLFRKGDALQYATIIIALIDGISLQWLFDEGVFNYDEIIKNTEEAVMSFLKK encoded by the coding sequence ATGAGCCGTTCCGACCTTGCTTCAGAAAGAAAAACTCAAATTATAAATGCGACAATCGAATGTATCACTCGTTATGGTTACAGTAATTTTTCTATGCAAGACGTTGCTCGTGTTGCAGATGTCTCAAAAGGTATTATTCATTATTATTTCTTAAATAAAGAAGATCTTATGATGACGGTCTTAGATTATGTGAGCGTCGATATTGAAAATCTTTTGCTTGCAGGAGATTTAAACACCGATCCCATCGCAAAACTTTCCAATGTCATTTGGATGTGCTCAAGCATTGTTCAAAATAAGCGGGAATATTATCGAATTAATATGGATTTTTGGACACAAATCGATCAAAAAGAGAAAGTTCGCCAAGAAATCGCAAGTCATTATTCAAAATTCAGAGCTGCTATCGCGGGTATTATACAACAAGGGATAAATCAAGACCTTTTTCGAAAAGGGGATGCGTTACAATATGCAACAATCATTATTGCATTAATTGATGGAATCTCATTACAATGGCTTTTTGATGAAGGTGTATTTAACTACGATGAGATCATCAAAAACACGGAAGAAGCAGTTATGAGTTTTTTAAAAAAATAA
- a CDS encoding methyl-accepting chemotaxis protein has translation MENDTNSSSVRFSATDCMASMLNAQRQLMIAVRRLNELVAFSQSTDIEANRQFLLALQGQFRKISDNVSNVTENLGNLLEFRKAKDREIQRASFNLDSTRQAIGESIVTLNVTSDYIRESIVMSRHSLAETRKTADRSRAWGRLGSDLLHDFNTFQDQMEELTEVIKSWDELMNKTQSLQNEVFQHSQTTREAIQGVTMGMIGGRDRMNAVQEKISILANRVADIGSIIEVIDDISEQTNLLALNASIEAARAGDQGKGFAVVADDIRKLAERSSTATRDIYDRIEAIQEETSGAMSAIREGHAVIEAGVKKAATADELLKDLREKIGQLSRQAIGLDDQLGTAKNLSEGNKTRTREMFRSIRKISDTATFARDLVTQVETSLTGIVAAGTSSLAAIQLEIKKLVENINSLEQAQSVARQVHDWVHHVAVALGEAKSDSEVAASQCSSGLHQVELSFKHLDTDRSALESMQNVGKDISSCVDKVILASEYLKNMLANGVTLQIGSPGQVLILKDDGKFSETDSSVSPLAKDGSGTDENAKDAT, from the coding sequence GTGGAAAATGATACCAACTCATCAAGTGTAAGATTCTCAGCGACAGATTGTATGGCATCTATGTTGAATGCACAAAGGCAATTGATGATTGCAGTGCGTCGATTGAATGAACTTGTGGCATTTTCTCAAAGCACAGATATAGAAGCAAATCGCCAATTTTTACTAGCTTTGCAAGGTCAGTTTCGTAAGATCAGTGACAACGTTTCTAACGTAACGGAAAATTTAGGTAACTTATTAGAATTTAGAAAAGCAAAAGATCGAGAAATTCAGCGTGCTTCATTTAATTTAGACAGCACTCGCCAAGCTATCGGTGAAAGCATTGTTACTTTAAATGTAACTTCTGATTATATCAGGGAGAGTATTGTCATGAGCAGGCATTCTCTTGCTGAAACACGTAAAACTGCAGATAGAAGCCGTGCGTGGGGGCGGTTGGGTTCGGATCTTTTGCATGATTTTAATACTTTTCAAGATCAAATGGAAGAACTCACTGAAGTCATAAAAAGTTGGGATGAATTGATGAATAAAACACAGTCGTTGCAAAACGAAGTGTTTCAACATTCGCAAACGACACGTGAAGCTATCCAGGGCGTAACGATGGGAATGATCGGCGGCCGCGATCGGATGAATGCCGTGCAAGAAAAAATCTCTATTTTAGCAAATCGTGTGGCTGACATTGGCAGTATTATCGAAGTCATTGACGATATTTCAGAACAAACAAATTTACTTGCTTTGAATGCGAGTATTGAAGCCGCACGTGCTGGGGATCAGGGAAAAGGCTTCGCGGTTGTGGCAGACGATATTCGAAAATTAGCGGAGAGATCCTCTACTGCGACAAGAGATATTTATGATCGTATTGAAGCTATTCAAGAAGAAACCTCAGGTGCAATGAGTGCCATTCGAGAAGGTCATGCGGTCATAGAAGCGGGGGTTAAAAAAGCTGCAACCGCGGATGAACTGTTAAAAGATTTGCGCGAAAAAATTGGTCAATTGTCACGCCAAGCTATTGGGCTTGATGATCAGCTGGGTACAGCAAAAAATCTCTCGGAAGGCAATAAAACCCGAACACGCGAAATGTTCAGAAGCATTCGTAAAATTTCAGACACTGCAACTTTTGCCCGAGATTTGGTGACGCAGGTCGAGACCAGCTTAACTGGAATCGTTGCTGCAGGAACGAGCAGCTTAGCGGCCATTCAGCTTGAAATCAAAAAATTGGTAGAAAATATTAATAGTTTAGAGCAGGCACAGAGTGTTGCGAGGCAAGTGCACGATTGGGTGCATCATGTGGCAGTTGCGTTAGGTGAAGCTAAATCAGACTCTGAAGTTGCTGCAAGTCAGTGCTCAAGTGGTTTGCATCAAGTTGAGCTTTCCTTTAAACACCTTGATACGGATCGTTCTGCTTTGGAATCTATGCAAAATGTGGGTAAAGATATTTCGAGTTGCGTAGACAAAGTAATATTGGCTAGTGAATATTTAAAAAATATGCTGGCAAATGGTGTTACCTTACAAATTGGCTCTCCTGGGCAGGTTTTGATTCTTAAAGACGACGGTAAATTTTCCGAGACAGATAGCAGCGTATCTCCTTTAGCAAAAGATGGAAGTGGAACTGACGAAAATGCAAAGGATGCAACTTGA
- a CDS encoding flagellin, translated as MGIRITGNGTLENNLAKAQKDVDNSLERLSSGVRFTRNAPLPVERAQSDALMSKMKEINSYKQNVNEGLSFTETADSALSQLTNSTIHLKELVAQSLNPSLSDKERQFIFIEYQAHFDDMDRTAATTSYGGRNVLDHTDSVDVSGVGSSSNAKSFWARVGGPVIADGKDLNKIGIEKLDEINARPKDLGLISAEHLANSREGVSLDEVMDTFGSSAESIGSSFDEAQMKLSDYRSSFGAATSRLTSAKNSLDVAYENVAAANSRIRDVDYATESTNLARAKILVQAGTSLLAQSNNSQNVLTLIKGLDRNS; from the coding sequence ATGGGGATTCGAATCACAGGCAATGGAACGCTTGAAAACAATTTAGCGAAAGCGCAAAAAGATGTTGATAACAGTCTTGAACGGTTATCAAGTGGCGTTCGCTTCACTCGCAACGCTCCTCTCCCTGTTGAAAGAGCTCAATCCGACGCTCTTATGTCCAAAATGAAAGAAATAAATAGCTATAAGCAAAATGTGAATGAAGGTTTAAGTTTTACTGAAACAGCAGATTCCGCTCTGAGTCAATTGACCAATTCAACGATTCATTTAAAAGAGCTCGTTGCTCAATCCCTAAATCCATCGCTTTCTGATAAAGAAAGACAGTTTATTTTTATTGAATATCAAGCACATTTCGATGATATGGATCGAACAGCTGCGACAACATCGTATGGTGGAAGAAATGTCCTGGATCACACTGATTCCGTTGATGTTTCAGGAGTGGGCTCATCTTCCAATGCAAAATCTTTTTGGGCAAGGGTTGGGGGGCCTGTTATCGCCGATGGGAAAGATTTGAATAAAATCGGCATTGAGAAATTAGATGAAATAAATGCAAGACCGAAAGACCTAGGGCTTATCTCTGCTGAGCATCTTGCGAATTCACGTGAGGGTGTATCGCTTGATGAAGTGATGGATACTTTTGGTTCAAGTGCTGAAAGTATAGGTTCGAGTTTCGACGAAGCACAAATGAAATTATCTGATTATCGCTCATCTTTTGGAGCTGCAACTTCAAGATTGACAAGTGCAAAGAATTCATTGGATGTAGCGTATGAAAACGTTGCAGCTGCAAATTCTCGTATTCGTGATGTGGATTATGCGACAGAGTCAACAAACTTAGCGCGCGCAAAAATTCTTGTGCAAGCTGGGACAAGTCTTCTTGCACAAAGTAACAATTCGCAAAATGTATTAACTTTAATCAAAGGTCTTGATCGCAATAGTTGA
- a CDS encoding branched-chain amino acid aminotransferase, with translation MINKRNIENKKSEFKINKLLLPKHMRKTPPMPSDPIPFGAIDTDHMLICDYIPHKNGWQTPEIVPYKPFSLNPSAVVFHYGQTIFEGLKAYRSKDNDDEVFLFRPEKNAQRMRLSALRLGMEPFPEDLFVACIEELIRIERRWILPSPDSLYIRPTMIPLDEGVSYRASKAYRFYIILSPAKCYFTNDTGISVYIERNLSRAAVGGSGEAKCGGNYAAALPPMLKAKENGAEQVLWLDSSEHKYVEEAGAMNVMFVYGNKIVTPALSGSILQGVTRASILELAKDLGYEVEERKVEIAEVIKDIKSNKLTEMFACGTAAVISPINALIEDGERITINNGKIGEITLKLKESLIGIQTGSLQDPYGWRLPVV, from the coding sequence ATGATAAACAAAAGAAATATTGAGAATAAAAAGAGCGAATTTAAAATCAACAAGCTTTTGCTGCCAAAACACATGCGCAAAACACCTCCTATGCCTTCCGATCCGATTCCTTTTGGTGCAATAGATACGGACCACATGCTTATCTGTGACTATATTCCCCACAAAAATGGCTGGCAAACACCTGAAATTGTTCCATATAAACCATTTTCTCTCAATCCGAGCGCCGTTGTTTTTCACTATGGACAAACAATCTTTGAAGGATTGAAAGCCTACCGCTCAAAAGACAATGATGATGAGGTTTTTCTTTTCCGTCCAGAAAAAAATGCTCAACGGATGCGTCTCTCTGCCCTCCGCCTTGGCATGGAACCTTTTCCAGAAGATCTCTTTGTTGCGTGCATTGAGGAACTGATCCGCATAGAACGCAGATGGATCCTCCCTTCCCCAGACTCATTGTATATTCGCCCCACTATGATCCCACTCGATGAAGGCGTTTCTTACAGAGCCTCAAAGGCCTACCGCTTTTATATTATTTTAAGCCCTGCAAAATGTTATTTTACTAATGACACAGGAATTTCAGTATATATTGAAAGAAACCTTTCCCGTGCTGCAGTCGGGGGCTCTGGCGAAGCAAAGTGCGGAGGAAATTACGCTGCAGCGCTTCCACCTATGCTAAAAGCCAAGGAAAATGGTGCTGAACAGGTATTATGGCTCGACTCAAGCGAGCACAAATATGTTGAAGAAGCGGGAGCCATGAACGTCATGTTTGTCTATGGAAACAAAATTGTGACTCCTGCTCTCAGTGGAAGTATTTTACAAGGAGTCACACGTGCTTCTATTTTAGAGCTTGCTAAAGATCTAGGCTATGAAGTGGAAGAGCGCAAAGTTGAAATTGCTGAAGTTATCAAAGATATAAAATCTAATAAATTAACAGAAATGTTTGCTTGCGGAACAGCTGCAGTGATCTCTCCTATCAATGCATTGATTGAAGATGGAGAAAGAATCACAATAAATAATGGAAAAATTGGAGAAATTACCCTTAAGTTAAAAGAAAGTTTAATTGGAATTCAAACAGGTTCATTGCAAGATCCTTATGGCTGGAGATTACCTGTCGTTTAA
- a CDS encoding GNAT family N-acetyltransferase, producing the protein MQVRKAVEKDFPAVYFMGHETWGQGLTIDEYSKKCSESDKYDNGQWYVLEVDEKIVSSLICYRYSFGLDAHTVGIGSVATLPEYRKRGYVSFLMQDIVSNQDHGKDVHAFLLFSDIKPEFYEKFGFKILPSHLQRYKKSITMVRDMDKHFNLQELKLEDLPVYF; encoded by the coding sequence ATGCAAGTAAGAAAAGCTGTTGAAAAAGATTTTCCTGCCGTTTATTTTATGGGTCATGAGACTTGGGGACAGGGTTTAACAATAGATGAATATTCTAAAAAATGCAGTGAATCTGATAAATACGACAATGGTCAATGGTATGTGCTTGAAGTCGATGAAAAAATCGTCAGTTCGTTGATCTGCTATCGTTATTCATTTGGTCTCGATGCACACACAGTCGGAATAGGATCGGTTGCTACCCTGCCAGAATATAGGAAAAGAGGGTATGTTTCTTTTTTAATGCAGGATATTGTTAGCAATCAAGATCATGGAAAAGATGTCCACGCTTTTTTATTATTTTCTGATATCAAACCTGAATTCTATGAGAAATTTGGTTTTAAAATTCTACCCTCGCATTTACAAAGATATAAAAAATCCATCACGATGGTACGTGATATGGATAAACATTTTAATTTACAAGAATTGAAGCTTGAAGATTTACCGGTGTATTTTTAA
- a CDS encoding dicarboxylate/amino acid:cation symporter has product MIKKIKKILLNHWTIFISMFLGAVFGIFSPTAAKSIAFLGDIYLGFLQITVIPIMISALICSFYNIFHSSDSVYYLKRLIIIFFSCMIAVTFMSVFLSVIFSPGSNLSTNAVQLLSNGINNSETAIKNYAPGSVSHGSFIAYIENIIPTNIIKSIYERKDISILLFSILLGIALGITESPNVKVAVAFFDAIFLAFLKMVDILMYFLPFGIFFLISGFLSNVGLQTLKALFDLIALIFATVITFFIAFSIIIARMQKKPVLTCLKKLKNSYLIAFGTSSSFAAMPAAMLALTQDFKVNKQSVELVMPLGVSLFKPGVMIRSIAIAIFLMNLYQIPISFSSIATLFFASWAASIASTAGPAILSATSFGIVLSPLGIPPSVGVFLLLSIEPLIDPFITMLNIQGNCAVTLMVAKKDS; this is encoded by the coding sequence ATGATAAAAAAGATTAAAAAAATTCTTCTTAATCATTGGACAATATTTATCTCAATGTTTCTCGGTGCCGTTTTTGGTATTTTTTCTCCTACAGCTGCAAAATCAATTGCATTTCTGGGAGATATTTATCTTGGATTTTTACAAATAACTGTTATACCAATTATGATTTCAGCACTTATCTGCAGTTTTTATAATATTTTCCACTCAAGTGACTCTGTTTATTATTTAAAACGACTCATTATAATATTTTTTTCTTGCATGATTGCTGTTACATTCATGTCGGTTTTTCTGAGCGTCATTTTTTCTCCGGGAAGTAATTTAAGTACAAATGCAGTTCAATTACTTAGCAATGGCATTAATAATTCTGAGACAGCGATCAAAAATTATGCACCTGGAAGCGTGAGTCATGGGAGCTTTATCGCATACATCGAAAATATTATTCCTACTAATATCATCAAATCAATTTATGAGAGAAAAGATATCTCTATTTTATTATTTTCAATTCTCTTAGGAATAGCATTAGGTATTACAGAAAGCCCCAACGTAAAAGTTGCTGTTGCATTTTTTGATGCAATTTTCTTAGCATTTTTAAAAATGGTTGACATTCTCATGTATTTTTTACCGTTCGGTATATTCTTTTTAATTTCTGGTTTTCTATCTAATGTGGGATTGCAAACTTTAAAAGCACTCTTTGACTTAATAGCTCTCATATTTGCCACAGTGATTACATTTTTTATTGCATTTTCTATTATTATTGCGCGCATGCAAAAAAAACCCGTATTGACATGTCTTAAAAAACTAAAAAATTCATATTTAATAGCTTTCGGCACTTCAAGTAGCTTTGCCGCAATGCCTGCAGCAATGCTCGCTTTAACCCAAGATTTTAAAGTTAATAAACAAAGCGTAGAACTTGTTATGCCACTTGGTGTCAGTTTGTTTAAACCAGGAGTGATGATACGAAGCATTGCAATTGCAATATTTCTTATGAATTTATATCAAATTCCAATAAGCTTTTCTTCAATTGCAACTCTCTTTTTTGCTAGCTGGGCAGCATCGATTGCGAGCACGGCAGGACCAGCCATTTTAAGTGCAACTTCCTTTGGAATTGTCCTATCTCCCCTTGGTATACCACCCTCTGTTGGAGTCTTTCTATTATTGAGCATTGAACCTTTAATCGATCCTTTTATAACGATGCTTAATATTCAAGGGAACTGCGCTGTCACACTCATGGTTGCCAAAAAAGATTCGTAA
- a CDS encoding ABC transporter substrate-binding protein, whose product MFKFISFLLKKLFYILLVQFLFTQYLSATPEIPPDIKRIISRGKIIVALKTGNYPPFFYEDEKKILKGYDIDIAQDIAKNLGVSLEFNRSANSFADVIKLVENDSADLAISAISSTLSRGISVNFSEPYLFPNQSLIVNRLLEIKIRNNTDVDKEFLKIAVLKNSAYEDYVKNNLNNIDVLLKNATIVKYDDLESALTDVINGKILSLFVDEIYANYIIKNRKLANIYVRRKIIEGELDPISIVVNWRNPHLLNWVNLYVNRMKYDGRNKYLSQKYLKEIK is encoded by the coding sequence ATGTTTAAATTTATTTCTTTTTTATTAAAAAAATTATTCTATATCTTATTAGTCCAGTTTTTATTCACACAATATTTAAGTGCCACTCCAGAAATACCACCCGATATAAAAAGAATAATTTCGCGCGGGAAAATCATTGTAGCTCTCAAAACAGGGAATTATCCTCCTTTTTTTTACGAAGATGAAAAGAAAATACTCAAAGGATATGACATTGATATTGCACAGGATATAGCTAAAAACCTGGGTGTCAGCCTTGAATTTAACCGCAGCGCAAATTCATTTGCCGATGTGATTAAACTTGTTGAAAATGATTCAGCTGATCTAGCAATCAGTGCGATCAGCTCAACTCTCTCACGTGGGATTTCTGTCAATTTTTCTGAGCCCTATTTATTTCCAAATCAATCACTCATTGTTAATCGACTTCTTGAAATTAAAATTCGTAATAATACAGATGTAGATAAAGAATTTTTAAAAATAGCTGTACTCAAAAACTCGGCTTATGAAGATTATGTTAAAAATAACTTGAACAATATTGATGTTCTATTAAAAAATGCGACTATCGTTAAATATGACGATTTAGAAAGTGCTTTAACCGATGTGATCAATGGAAAAATATTATCACTATTTGTCGATGAAATTTATGCAAATTATATTATAAAAAATAGAAAGCTTGCCAATATATATGTTCGGAGAAAGATAATTGAAGGAGAGTTAGATCCAATCTCAATTGTGGTAAATTGGCGAAATCCACACCTTTTAAATTGGGTCAACCTCTATGTAAATAGAATGAAATACGATGGTAGAAATAAATATCTTTCACAAAAATATTTGAAAGAAATAAAATGA